In the Streptomyces sp. 3214.6 genome, GTGATCGGCGGGGCACCCCGACGGGTGTCGCGCCGGCCGTCAGTCGCAGCCGCAGCCGCTGCCCGTGGCCACCGGGAGCGGGGCGGGCACCCCGATCTTGGGCAGCCCCAGCAGGACACCGGCCGGCTTCGCCGCCTTCTCCGCGGTGCGCTTCTCCCATGCGTCCCCCGCGCGCGTGCGGCGCACGTCCAGGACGGCGCCCTCGGCGAGGAGGTGGTGCGGGGCGGCGTAGGTGATCTCGACCGTCACCACGTCGCCCGGGCGCACCTCCTGCTCCGGCTTGGTGAAGTGGACCAGGCGGTTGTCGGGGGCGCGGCCGGAGAGGCGGTGGGTGGCGCCGTCCTTGCGGCCCTCGCCCTCGGCGACCATCAGCTCCAGGGTCCGGCCGACCTGCTTCTTGTTCTCCTCCCAGGAGATCTCCTCCTGGAGGGCGACGAGGCGCTCGTAGCGCGCCTGCACGACCTCCTTGGGGATCTGGTCCTCCATGGTCGCGGCCGGGGTGCCGGGGCGCTTGGAGTACTGGAAGGTGAAGGCCTGTGCGAAGCGGGCCTCGCGGACCGTGTGGAGGGTCTGCTCGAAGTCCTCCTCGGTCTCGCCGGGGAAGCCCACGATGATGTCGGTGGTGATCGCCGCGTGCGGGATGGCGGAGCGGACCTTCTCGATGATCCCGAGGTAGCGCTCCTGCCGGTACGACCGGCGCATCGCCTTCAGGACCGTGTCCGAACCCGACTGCAGGGGCATGTGCAGCTGCGGCATGACATTGGGCGTCTCGGCCATGGCGGCGATGACGTCGTCGGTGAAGTCGCGCGGGTGCGGGGAGGTGAAGCGGACGCGCTCCAGCCCCTCGATCGCGCCGCACGCGCGCAGCAGCTTGCTGAAGGCCTCACGGTCGCCGATGTCGGAGCCGTAGGCGTTGACGTTCTGGCCGAGCAGCGTGATCTCCGAGACGCCCTCGCCGACCAGCGCCTCGATCTCGGCGAGGATGTCGCCGGTGCGACGGTCCTTCTCCTTGCCGCGCAGGGCCGGGACGATGCAGAAGGTGCAGGTGTTGTTGCAGCCGACGGAGATCGACACCCAGGCCGCGTAGGCGCTCTCGCGCCGCGTCGGCAGCGTGGAGGGGAACGCCTCCAGGGACTCGGCGATCTCGACCTGCGCCTCTTCCTGCACGCGCGCACGTTCCAGTAGGACCGGCAGCTTGCCGATGTTGTGCGTGCCGAAGACGACGTCCACCCAGGGCGCCTTCTTGACGATGGTGTCGCGGTCCTTCTGCGCGAGGCAGCCGCCGACCGCGATCTGCATCCCGGGACGCTTCGACTTCATCGGCGCGAGCCGGCCGAGGTTGCCGTAGAGCCGGTTGTCGGCGTTCTCGCGGACCGCGCAGGTGTTGAACACGACGACGTCGGCGTCGCCGTCCGACCCCTCGGGGGCGCGCACATAGCCGGCCTCTTCGAGCAGCCCGGACAATCGCTCGGAGTCATGGACGTTCATCTGGCACCCGTAAGTGCGGATTTCATAGCTCTTGGGTGCGTGAACGTCCACTGCGAGGCTCCGGTCGCTGCTGCTGGTCATGGCTCAAGGGTAGGCGCTCCCCGGAGACCGCCCGCCTCCCCTTCGTCGCGGGGGAGGACGACAGCCGGAACTCTGCGCACGCCCGGCTTCGCGGGCTCGTTCTCAGGGGTCGATGAGGCCGGCGCGGATCGCGTAGCGGGTGAGCTCCAGGCGGTCGCGCATGCCGAGCTTGTGCAGGAGGTTGGCGCGGTGCCGTTCGACGGTCTTGGCGCTGATGAACAGCAGCGCGCCGATCTCCCTGGAGGTGTGGCCCTCCGCCACGAGCTTGAGGATCTCCTCTTCGCGTTCGGTGACAGGTCGCTCGGGCAGGCCCTCCACGCCGTCGCCTCGGTGCAGTCGGTCCAGGTAGGAGCGGACGAGGGCCCGCTCGGCGCCCGGATAGATGAACGGCTCGTCGCGCACCACGGCCCGGCAGGCCTCGACCAGGTCCCGGTCGGCGACCGACTTCAGGACGTACCCGCCGGCTCCGGCCTTGAGGGCCTCGAAGAAGTACTGCTCGTTGTCGTACATCGTGAGGATGAGCAGGGGCAGCTCCGGGAGGCGGCGGGAGAGTTCACGGGCCGCCTGCAGACCGGTCATCCGGGGCATGGCCACGTCGAGGACGGCCAGGTCGATGTCCCCCGCCCGGGCGCGCTCGACCGCCTCGGCCCCGTCCCCGGCCTCGGCGACCACCGTCAGATCGGGCTCGCCGTCCAGGATGAGCCGCACGCCCCGACGAACGAGTGTGTGATCGTCGGCGAGGAGGACACGGGTCGGCGCGGCGGGTGACCCGTGCGAGGCTGGTGCGGTGGGCGAGGCCCCTGCGGTGGGTGGCATCGGTGCGGTGGGCGAGGGCGGTGCGGTGCCGTCCGTCATCCGTGGTCTCCGGGAGGGGCCGGGAGCGTGGCGTCCGCCCGGTCGGCGCCCGTCGCCGCCCGCAGCCGTACGTCTGTCCCACCTGCCGACGCCCCGTCCGTCCCACCGGCCGTCCCGCGGGCCGTCGCGACCCCGCCGCCGTCCGCCCTCGACGAGACGCTGAGGGTCGCCCCGATCAACAGGGCCCGTTCGCGCATCCCCCGGATGCCGGCGCCCTTCCCGGCCGCCGCGTCCAGGCCCCTGCCGTTGTCCCGTACGAGGAGTTCGACGCCGTCGGCGACGGGGCTCAGCCGGAGTTCGGCGCGGTCGGCGCCGGAGTGCCGGGCGGTGTTGGTGAGGGCTTCCTGGGCCACGCGGTAGAGCACGAGTTCCGTCTCCTCGGTCAGCGGGGGCAGACCGGTGCGCAGGTCGTGGCGCACCGTCAGTCCCGGGGTGGTGAACTCTGCGGCCAGTGAGCGCAGCGCGCTGAGCAGGCCGAGCTCGTCGAGGACGCCGGGGCGCAGCCGGCGGGCGATGCGGCGGATCTCGTCGAGGCCCGCCCGGGTGGCCTCCTGCGCCTGGCTCAGGTCCTCGCGCAGGTCCTCCGGGGCTCGGTCGGCGACCCGTTTGAGCTGGAGCAACACGGCGGTGAGGGTCTGGCCGACCTCGTCGTGGAGTTCGCGGGCGATGCGGTGGCGCTCGCGTTCCTGGGCGGACAGCGCCCCGGCCGTGCTGGCGGCCCGTTCCGCCTCCAGCCGGTCCAGCATGGCGTTGTACGTGGTGATCAGCTCGGCCGTCTCGACCGGTCCGGAGACCACGGCACGGGCGCCGGGACGCAGCAGGTCGGCGTCGGCCATGGCCCGGCCCAGTCGTCCCAGCGGGGCCAGGCCGATGCGCAGCACGACCGCGTTGACGGTCAGCAGGGCGACCAGTCCGGCCACGACGACGAGCACCTCGCCCGGCAGTATCGGCGTGGAGACGGTGACCGGACCCAGCAGCAGTGCGGCCGCCACGACCAGAGCGACGGCGTTGAGGACGAAGATCCGCCAGAACAGCGACACGTGCGCGGCTCCTCCCCTTCCTCCCGTTCTCCCAGTTCCGGCTGTTCCTGTTGTTCCGGCCGTTCCTGTTGTTCCGAATGTTCCGGCCGCTCCGGCCGCTCCGACGCCGGCTCCTACCGCCGTGACCAGCCTCTCCGGCCGCCGCCCGCCCTGTCCATCCGTCACGACACCCATGTCGTCACCGTACGGGTGGATGGCAGCATGGCGACTCCCGGCACCCGACCAGCAAGGGGAAGAAACGTGTCTGCGCCACGCCTCCGGACGACACCGCTGCCAGGAATCGGGGTCCAGTACGACCTCGTGACGCGGGAGCAGCGCCACCTGTCGGTGGTGGCGCACCGCGACGGCACTCGAACGGTCAGCGTGTACCGGGCCGACGATCCCGACTCCTGCGCGCAGTCGCTGCACCTGACCGGCGCCGAGGCGGGCTCGCTGATCGACGCGCTGATGCCGTCCCATCACAGCGCGAGCCTGCTCTACACCACGGACCTGGGGCTGGTCGCCGAGCGCGTCGAGGTGGCGGCGACCTCGCGCTGGAACGGGCGGCTGCTGGGCGACACCCGGATGCGCACGGAGACCGGTGCCTCGATCGTGGCGGTGCTGCGGCGGGCCGAGGCGATTCCGTCCCCGGCGCCGGACTTCCGTCTCGCGGGCGGAGACACCCTCATCGTCATCGGCACCCGCGAGGGCGTGGACGCGGCCGCGGCGATACTCGGGCGGGAGTGATCGAGTGCACTCCGCCGTCCTGTTGATCGAGTTCGGTTCCATCATCCTGGGCCTCGGCCTGCTCGGCCGGTTCGCCGCCCGCTTCAGCTTCTCGCCGATCCCGCTGTACCTGCTGGCCGGCCTTGCCTTCGGCGAGGGCGGGCTGCTGCCGCTCGGCGCGAGCGAGGAGTTCGTCGCCACCGGCGCCGAGATCGGCGTGATTCTTTTGCTGCTGATGCTCGGCCTGGAGTACACGGCGAGCGATCTGGTCTCCAACCTCAAGGCCCACTATCCGGCGGGGCTCGTGGACTGCGCCCTGAACGCCGTGCCGGGTGCGGCCGCCGCGCTGCTGCTGGGCTGGGGGCCGGTGGCGGCCGTGGTGCTCGCGGGCGTCACCTGGATCTCGTCGTCCGGGGTGATCGCCAAGGTGCTGGGCGACCTGGGCCGGGTCGGCAACCGGGAGACGCCGGTGATCCTCAGCGTGCTGGTCCTGGAGGACCTGGCCATGGCGGTCTACCTACCCATCGTCACCGCCCTGGTGGCCGGGGTCGGGCTGGCGGCCGGCAGTGTGACCCTGGCGATCGCGCTGGGCGTCGCGGGGCTGGTGCTGTTCGCGGCGGTGCGGTACGGCCGGGTCATCTCCCGTTTCGTGTCGAGCGACGACCCGGAGAAGCTGCTCCTCGTCGTGCTGGGGCTGACGATCCTGGTCGCCGGTGTGGCGCAGCAGCTGCAGGTGTCGGCGGCCGTGGGGGCGTTCCTGGTGGGCATCGCGCTGTCCGGGGAAGCCGCGGAGGGCGCGCACACCCTGCTGAGCCCGCTGCGGGATCTGTTCGCGGCCATCTTCTTCGTCTTCTTCGGACTGCACACCGACCCGGCGAGCATCCCTCCCGTCCTCCTGCCCGCCCTCGCGCTGGCGGCCGTCACCGCCGCGACGAAGATCGCCACCGGTTACTGGGCGGCGCGGCGGGCCGGGATCTCGGTCAAGGGGCGCTGGCGGGCGGGCGGTGCGCTGGTGGCGCGCGGGGAGTTCTCGATCGTCATCGCCGGACTCGCTGTCACCGCCGGAATCGAGCCGTCCCTGGGACCGCTGGCGACGGCTTACGTCCTGATCCTGGTCGTCCTCGGCCCGCTCACCGCCCGCTACACGGAGCCACTGGCGGCTCGGTGGGCTCGGCGCCGCAGGCCCCGCGACGGCGGCACGGCGGAGCCGCTGCCCGAGGCACGGCACCAGACCCCGGTGGGCGACTGACGTCCCGTCGAAGGCACGGCGTGGACCGCGGACCGTGGCGCGCGCCACCGGACGGCGCCCGCCGCCCCCGCTTCAGGCCGCGCCGCCGCGTATCCAGCCCTGGCGGCGCAGCACCGCGGACACGTCCGGCGCCTCGTAGTGCTCCCCCTTGAGGACCTTGCCGTCGGCGCGGCGGGCGACCTGGCCGTCGGGGCCCAGCTTGGTCACGTTGGAACGGTGGATCTCGGCGAGCACCGCGTCGAGATCGATGCCGTGCACCAGGGCCGTGCCGTACGCGACGTAGACGACGTCGGCCAGCTCGTGCGCGAGCCGGTCCAGCGGGCCGCTCACCGACACCTCGGCGACCTCTGCGGCCTCTTCGGCGAGCAGCTCCCCGCGGTGCGCGGCGAGGCCGGCCGCCACCTCCGTGGGCGTACTGCGGGCGTCGAGGCCGAAGGCGCGGTGGAACTCACGGACCAGGTCGGCGGGCGAGGAAGAGCTCATGCACCGACTGTAACGACGCCCACTGACAATCCCGTCCGGCCCGTCCGCAACCGGCTGGACGGGCCATGCGCTGGTCAGCAGGGTGTGCCGGCTGGCAGGATCGCGCCCATGTCCAAGGTGTTCTCGCGTGTCGGCAGGCGCCGTGCCCTGCAGGGCGCGGCCGTCGGTGCCGTCGTCCTCGGGCTGTTGCTGTGGTGGCTGCAGCCGCTGGGCGAGGAGCCGCCGCACGGGTCGATCACCTTCAGCACGGGCACGACCAGCGGCGTCTACTACGAGTACGGCACCCGGCTGCGCGCCGAGCTCGCCAGAGACATGCCCGACCTGAATGTGAAGCTGACGACGAGCAACGGATCGCAGGAGAACGTCGCGCGCGTGGCGGCCGGCCAGGCCGACTTCACCATCGCCGCGGCCGATGCGGTGGAGACGTACGAGCGGCAGCACCCCGGCTCGGCTGCCCGACTGCGCGGGGTGGCCCGCCTGTACGACGACTACGTCCAGCTGGTGGTGCCGCGCGACTCGGCCATCCGGTCCGTCGCGGATCTGCGGGGCAGGACCGTGGCGACGGGGCTGCCCCGCTCAGGTGTTCGACTGATCGCCGAGCGGGTGCTTCAGGCGGCGGGCCTGGACCCGTCGAAGGACATCAAGGCCGAGTCGGAGGGCATCGACACCGGTCCGGAGAAGCTGAAGCAGGGCAAGATCGACGCGTTCTTCTGGTCCGGCGGGCTGCCGACGGCCGGCCTGGAGACGCTGGCCGACAGCTTCAACTTCCGGTTCGTGCCGATCGGCCCCGAGCTCGTCGCCCTGATGCACCGCAAGGACGACTCCACCGGCTACTACCGGGCCACGAACATGCCCGAGTCGGCCTACCCCACCATCCAGGACGGCTCTACCGTGGCGACGATCGCGGTGTCCAACCTGCTGATGACGCGCACGAACATGGCTCCGCGACTCACGGAATGGCTGACCCGGACCGTGATCAAGAGCCGGGACGGCATCGGCGCGCATGTGCACTCTGCCCAGCTGGTCGATCTGCGCACGGCCATCTACACCGACCCTCTCAAGCTGCACGAGGGCGCCCGCCGCTACTACCGCTCGGTCAAGCCATAGGCCGTATCTGAACCGCAGGCCGTATCTGAGCCGTAGGCCGTCTCAGAGCCACAGCCCCGTCGCTACGACGTCGGCGTCCTGGGCACCGACACCGTCGCCGTCAGGCCACTGGGCTCGTGGTGTGCGTAGGACAGGCCGCCGCCGCCCGCCGCGAGCAGGGCCTTGGAGATGGACAGGCCCAGGCCCGAACCCTTGATGTTCTGGTGGCGCCCGCTGCGCCAGAAGCGGTCGCCCACGCGCGCGAGTTCCTCATCGGTCAGCCCGGGCCCGTTGTCGGTGACGACGACGGTCGAGGTCTCGCCGTCGGCCGCCACCGTGACCTCGACGCTCTTCCCCTCCGGGGTGAACTTCACCGCGTTGTCGATCACCGCGTCCAGTGCGCTGGACAGCGTCACCGGGTCGGCCCACGCGGTGGTGGGCGGGCAGTCGCCCACCAGGCGGACGCCCTTGGCCTCGGCGGTGGGCGCCCAGGCGGCGACGCGTTCGGCGGCCAGCGCGCCGATGTCGGTGACCCGCAGGTCGGCTTCGGCGTGCTCGGCCAGCGCCAGGTCGAGCAGGTCGTCCAGGACCTGGGCCAGGCGTTTGCCCTCGCTCTGGACGGAGGCGATCTCCTCGTTGCCCTCCGGGAGTTCGTAGCCCAGCAGTTCGATGCGCAGCAGCAGGGCGGCGAGCGGGTTGCGCAGTTGGTGCGAGGCGTCGGCGACGAAGGCGCGCTGTTGCTCCAGCACGTCCTCGACGTTGTCCGCCATCTCGTTGAACGATCCGGCCAGCCGCCGTAGTTCGGGCGGCCCGCCGGCCACCGCCACCCGGGATTTCAGGCGGCCGCTCGCGATCGAGTGGGTGGTGGCGTCCAGCACGCGCACGGGCTTGAGCACCCAGCCGGTCAGCCGCAGGGCGGCGCCGATGGCCAGCAGCAGCGCGGCAATCTCGCCCGCGCCGATGACCAGCCAGCCGTGCAGGATGCGCGACCGCATGGCCCCGGTGGGCGAGTCGGTGACGACGACCGCGACGACGTCGCCGTCCCGGATGACCGGCGACGCCACGACGAGCCGATGGCGCTGCCATGGCCACACCTGCTGCGGGTCATGGCTGCGACGGCTGAGCAGCGCCTCCTCGAAGGCTTCCCGCACCTCACCCGTTTCGGGGAGGTACCAGTCCCTCGGGGCATGAGCCATGGGGGTGTCGTTGCCGTAGAAGACGCCGGCACGAATGCCGTAGACGTCGTAGTAGCTGTCGAGCTCCCGGCCGAGCGTCTCGCGTCGCTCGTTCGTGGGCGTCACCGCGGGGTCGCCTGTGTCCGAGGAGGCGGTGACGAACTGGGCGAGCGCCGCGAAGCGCGCGGTGTCGTCGATGCGGTCGACGACCACCTTCTGCTGCTGGGCGCCCGCCACGCTGACGGCCAAGGGCACGCCCAGGGCCAGCAGCACGGCCGCCATCAGGACGATGAGCAGCGGCAGGAGACGTGTACGCAAGCGTGGTCCCCGCTACGCGGCCGGGGCGACGAGCCGGTAGCCGACGCCGCGCACGGTCTCGATCAGCGCGGGCATGCGCAGCTTGGCGCGCAGGGAGGCCACATGCACCTCCAGGGTGCGCCCGGTTCCCTCCCAGCTGGTGCGCCACACCTCGCTGATGATCTGCTCCCGGCGGAAGACCACACCGGGGCGCTGGGCGAGCAGCGCCAGGAGGTCGAACTCCTTGCGGGTCAGTTGGATCACCGAACCGTCCACCGTGACGCGTCGCGTGGGCAGCTCGATCTGCACGGGGCCCAGGCGCAGCGCGTCCTCGCCGCCCGCGGCCGGGTCCTCGTGGACCGTGCGGCGGCTGACGGCGTGGATCCGGGCGAGCAGTTCCCCGGTGTCGTAGGGCTTCACCACGTAGTCGTCGGCGCCCAGGTTGAGGCCGTGGATACGGGAGCGCACGTCGGAGCGGGCGGTCACCATGATCACCGGGGTGGCGGTGCGCTTGCGGATCTTGCCGCAGACCTCGTACCCGTCCTGGTCGGGCAGTCCCAGGTCGAGCAGCACGACCCCGAAGCCGGGCCCCTCAGGCACGAGCGCCTGCAGGGCCTCCTCGCCACTGCGCGCGTGTGTGACCTCGAAACCGTGCCGTTTCAGGACCGCGGACAGGGCGGCGGCGACATGGTTGTCGTCCTCGACGAGCAGCAGTCTCATCCCGTCCTCCTCCGGTTCATCGGGCATACGGTCTGACTCACTAAAACGGGCGTACGGTTCTCGTGAGTGAAAAAACGGGGCACACGCGTGCGTGCATCATGGCAGTCACGCTGATGGACGAGGACGCCGTCAAGTGAGTTCCGGTTGCATGCGGCTTCCGTTATCCGGCCGATACGGGCGCAGGTCACAAGTGCTACGACACGTGTCCGATTGCTATCGGATCGTGATGCTCAGATTCCCCTCAGATGTAATGACGCTGATCGCAGCAGGTCACTACTGTCCTCCGAAACCGAGGAGGACGGAGCCCCAGAGCGATGACCGAAGTATCGGTGGCCAAGGAAGACATGGTCGCGAGCGGTGAACTGGTCGTCCTGAAGAGCGTCAACAAGCACTTCGGCGCGTTGCACGTTCTCCAGGACATCGATCTGACGATCGCGCGCGGCGAGGTCGTCGTGGTCATCGGACCCTCCGGGTCCGGTAAGTCGACCCTGTGCCGCACCATCAACCGCCTGGAGACGATCGACGAGGGCACGATCACGGTCGACGGCAAGCCGCTGCCCCAGGAGGGCAAGGAGCTGGCCCGGCTGCGCGCCGACGTCGGCATGGTCTTCCAGTCGTTCAACCTGTTCGCGCACAAGACGGTGCTCGAGAACGTCATGCTCGGCCAGATCAAGGTCCGCAAGGCCGACAAGAAGAAGGCCGAGGACAAGGCGCGCGCCCTCCTGGACCGGGTCGGCGTGGGCACCCAGGCCGACAAGTACCCGGCGCAGCTGTCGGGCGGCCAGCAACAGCGCGTCGCCATCGCGCGGGCGCTGGCGATGGACCCGAAGGTCATGCTGTTCGACGAGCCGACGTCGGCCCTGGACCCCGAGATGATCAACGAGGTCCTCGAGGTCATGCAGCAGCTGGCCCGGGACGGCATGACCATGATCGTCGTCACCCACGAGATGGGTTTCGCACGATCGGCTGCGAACCGCGTGGTGTTCATGGCGGACGGACGCATCGTCGAAGAGGCTGCGCCCGACCAGTTCTTCAGCAATCCGCGCAGCGACCGCGCCAAGGACTTCCTGTCGAAGATCCTTCACCACTGACGGAACTCAGCCCCCGCTCGCAGTACTTCACCACTCTTCTCAAGGAAGTCACCATGAAGCTTCGCAAGGTCACCGCCGCCTCGACCGTCGCGCTCGTCCTCGCCCTGACCGCCACCGCGTGCGGCGGTGACAACAAGGACGACGACTCCAGCAGCTCCAGCGGCGGCAGCGGCGGCGGAAAGATCAAGATCGGCATCAAGTACGACCAGCCCGGTCTCGGCCTGAAGAAGCCCGACGGTTCCTTCGCCGGCTTCGACGTGGACGTCGCGACGTACGTGGCCAAGCAGCTCGGCTACGACAAGGACAAGATCGAGTTCGTCGAGACCAAGAGCGCCGACCGCGAGAACGCCCTCGCGCGCGGTGACGTGAAGTTCATCGCGGCCACCTACTCGATCAACGACAAGCGCAAGGCGAAGGTCGACTTCGCCGGCCCGTACCTGCTGGCCCACCAGGACCTGCTGGTCAAGACCGACTCGAAGATCAGCAAGGCCGCGGACCTCAACGGAAAGAACCTGTGTTCCGTGGTCGGCTCGACCTCGGCGCAGAACATCCATGACACGATCGCCCCGAAGGCGAACCTGAAGGAGCTGAGCTCCTACTCGGAGTGCATCGCCGGCCTGCAGAGCGGTGCCGTGGACGCGGTCACCACCGACGACTCGATCCTCGCGGGCTTCGCCTCTCAGGAGCAGTACAAGGGCAAGTTCAAGCTCGCGGGCCTGAAGCTGAGCAACGAGAACTACGGCATCGGCGTCAAGAAGGGCGACACCGCGACCGTGGACAAGATCAACAAGGCGCTGGA is a window encoding:
- a CDS encoding TrkA C-terminal domain-containing protein, giving the protein MSAPRLRTTPLPGIGVQYDLVTREQRHLSVVAHRDGTRTVSVYRADDPDSCAQSLHLTGAEAGSLIDALMPSHHSASLLYTTDLGLVAERVEVAATSRWNGRLLGDTRMRTETGASIVAVLRRAEAIPSPAPDFRLAGGDTLIVIGTREGVDAAAAILGRE
- a CDS encoding glutamate ABC transporter substrate-binding protein, which produces MKLRKVTAASTVALVLALTATACGGDNKDDDSSSSSGGSGGGKIKIGIKYDQPGLGLKKPDGSFAGFDVDVATYVAKQLGYDKDKIEFVETKSADRENALARGDVKFIAATYSINDKRKAKVDFAGPYLLAHQDLLVKTDSKISKAADLNGKNLCSVVGSTSAQNIHDTIAPKANLKELSSYSECIAGLQSGAVDAVTTDDSILAGFASQEQYKGKFKLAGLKLSNENYGIGVKKGDTATVDKINKALEKMVSDGSWQKAVEANFGPANYKNEPAPKIGVIVK
- a CDS encoding cation:proton antiporter, whose amino-acid sequence is MHSAVLLIEFGSIILGLGLLGRFAARFSFSPIPLYLLAGLAFGEGGLLPLGASEEFVATGAEIGVILLLLMLGLEYTASDLVSNLKAHYPAGLVDCALNAVPGAAAALLLGWGPVAAVVLAGVTWISSSGVIAKVLGDLGRVGNRETPVILSVLVLEDLAMAVYLPIVTALVAGVGLAAGSVTLAIALGVAGLVLFAAVRYGRVISRFVSSDDPEKLLLVVLGLTILVAGVAQQLQVSAAVGAFLVGIALSGEAAEGAHTLLSPLRDLFAAIFFVFFGLHTDPASIPPVLLPALALAAVTAATKIATGYWAARRAGISVKGRWRAGGALVARGEFSIVIAGLAVTAGIEPSLGPLATAYVLILVVLGPLTARYTEPLAARWARRRRPRDGGTAEPLPEARHQTPVGD
- a CDS encoding TAXI family TRAP transporter solute-binding subunit: MSKVFSRVGRRRALQGAAVGAVVLGLLLWWLQPLGEEPPHGSITFSTGTTSGVYYEYGTRLRAELARDMPDLNVKLTTSNGSQENVARVAAGQADFTIAAADAVETYERQHPGSAARLRGVARLYDDYVQLVVPRDSAIRSVADLRGRTVATGLPRSGVRLIAERVLQAAGLDPSKDIKAESEGIDTGPEKLKQGKIDAFFWSGGLPTAGLETLADSFNFRFVPIGPELVALMHRKDDSTGYYRATNMPESAYPTIQDGSTVATIAVSNLLMTRTNMAPRLTEWLTRTVIKSRDGIGAHVHSAQLVDLRTAIYTDPLKLHEGARRYYRSVKP
- a CDS encoding MazG nucleotide pyrophosphohydrolase domain-containing protein — protein: MSSSSPADLVREFHRAFGLDARSTPTEVAAGLAAHRGELLAEEAAEVAEVSVSGPLDRLAHELADVVYVAYGTALVHGIDLDAVLAEIHRSNVTKLGPDGQVARRADGKVLKGEHYEAPDVSAVLRRQGWIRGGAA
- a CDS encoding sensor histidine kinase, with the translated sequence MRTRLLPLLIVLMAAVLLALGVPLAVSVAGAQQQKVVVDRIDDTARFAALAQFVTASSDTGDPAVTPTNERRETLGRELDSYYDVYGIRAGVFYGNDTPMAHAPRDWYLPETGEVREAFEEALLSRRSHDPQQVWPWQRHRLVVASPVIRDGDVVAVVVTDSPTGAMRSRILHGWLVIGAGEIAALLLAIGAALRLTGWVLKPVRVLDATTHSIASGRLKSRVAVAGGPPELRRLAGSFNEMADNVEDVLEQQRAFVADASHQLRNPLAALLLRIELLGYELPEGNEEIASVQSEGKRLAQVLDDLLDLALAEHAEADLRVTDIGALAAERVAAWAPTAEAKGVRLVGDCPPTTAWADPVTLSSALDAVIDNAVKFTPEGKSVEVTVAADGETSTVVVTDNGPGLTDEELARVGDRFWRSGRHQNIKGSGLGLSISKALLAAGGGGLSYAHHEPSGLTATVSVPRTPTS
- the miaB gene encoding tRNA (N6-isopentenyl adenosine(37)-C2)-methylthiotransferase MiaB, which codes for MTSSSDRSLAVDVHAPKSYEIRTYGCQMNVHDSERLSGLLEEAGYVRAPEGSDGDADVVVFNTCAVRENADNRLYGNLGRLAPMKSKRPGMQIAVGGCLAQKDRDTIVKKAPWVDVVFGTHNIGKLPVLLERARVQEEAQVEIAESLEAFPSTLPTRRESAYAAWVSISVGCNNTCTFCIVPALRGKEKDRRTGDILAEIEALVGEGVSEITLLGQNVNAYGSDIGDREAFSKLLRACGAIEGLERVRFTSPHPRDFTDDVIAAMAETPNVMPQLHMPLQSGSDTVLKAMRRSYRQERYLGIIEKVRSAIPHAAITTDIIVGFPGETEEDFEQTLHTVREARFAQAFTFQYSKRPGTPAATMEDQIPKEVVQARYERLVALQEEISWEENKKQVGRTLELMVAEGEGRKDGATHRLSGRAPDNRLVHFTKPEQEVRPGDVVTVEITYAAPHHLLAEGAVLDVRRTRAGDAWEKRTAEKAAKPAGVLLGLPKIGVPAPLPVATGSGCGCD
- a CDS encoding sensor histidine kinase; amino-acid sequence: MSLFWRIFVLNAVALVVAAALLLGPVTVSTPILPGEVLVVVAGLVALLTVNAVVLRIGLAPLGRLGRAMADADLLRPGARAVVSGPVETAELITTYNAMLDRLEAERAASTAGALSAQERERHRIARELHDEVGQTLTAVLLQLKRVADRAPEDLREDLSQAQEATRAGLDEIRRIARRLRPGVLDELGLLSALRSLAAEFTTPGLTVRHDLRTGLPPLTEETELVLYRVAQEALTNTARHSGADRAELRLSPVADGVELLVRDNGRGLDAAAGKGAGIRGMRERALLIGATLSVSSRADGGGVATARGTAGGTDGASAGGTDVRLRAATGADRADATLPAPPGDHG
- a CDS encoding response regulator transcription factor — translated: MRLLLVEDDNHVAAALSAVLKRHGFEVTHARSGEEALQALVPEGPGFGVVLLDLGLPDQDGYEVCGKIRKRTATPVIMVTARSDVRSRIHGLNLGADDYVVKPYDTGELLARIHAVSRRTVHEDPAAGGEDALRLGPVQIELPTRRVTVDGSVIQLTRKEFDLLALLAQRPGVVFRREQIISEVWRTSWEGTGRTLEVHVASLRAKLRMPALIETVRGVGYRLVAPAA
- a CDS encoding response regulator, producing MPPTAGASPTAPASHGSPAAPTRVLLADDHTLVRRGVRLILDGEPDLTVVAEAGDGAEAVERARAGDIDLAVLDVAMPRMTGLQAARELSRRLPELPLLILTMYDNEQYFFEALKAGAGGYVLKSVADRDLVEACRAVVRDEPFIYPGAERALVRSYLDRLHRGDGVEGLPERPVTEREEEILKLVAEGHTSREIGALLFISAKTVERHRANLLHKLGMRDRLELTRYAIRAGLIDP
- a CDS encoding amino acid ABC transporter ATP-binding protein, whose translation is MTEVSVAKEDMVASGELVVLKSVNKHFGALHVLQDIDLTIARGEVVVVIGPSGSGKSTLCRTINRLETIDEGTITVDGKPLPQEGKELARLRADVGMVFQSFNLFAHKTVLENVMLGQIKVRKADKKKAEDKARALLDRVGVGTQADKYPAQLSGGQQQRVAIARALAMDPKVMLFDEPTSALDPEMINEVLEVMQQLARDGMTMIVVTHEMGFARSAANRVVFMADGRIVEEAAPDQFFSNPRSDRAKDFLSKILHH